One window of Ralstonia pickettii DTP0602 genomic DNA carries:
- a CDS encoding 30S ribosomal protein S20 (K02968: RP-S20, rpsT; small subunit ribosomal protein S20) encodes MANSAQARKRARQAVAQNAHNSSLRSRLRTAVKAVRKAIDAGDKAAAAEIFKNSQAVIDSIADKKIVHKNKAARHKSRLSAAIKAMAV; translated from the coding sequence ATGGCAAATTCCGCACAAGCTCGCAAGCGCGCCCGCCAGGCCGTTGCACAGAACGCTCACAACTCCAGCCTGCGCTCGCGTCTGCGCACCGCCGTCAAGGCGGTCCGCAAGGCCATCGACGCCGGCGACAAGGCTGCTGCTGCCGAGATCTTCAAGAACTCGCAAGCCGTGATCGACAGCATCGCCGACAAGAAGATCGTGCACAAGAACAAGGCCGCCCGTCACAAGTCGCGCCTGTCGGCTGCCATCAAGGCCATGGCTGTCTGA
- a CDS encoding hypothetical protein (K09913: K09913; hypothetical protein) produces MEMSQFDNVSVVKKANLYFDGKCVSHTVLFPDGTRKTLGVIFPAALTFNTGAPEIMEINAGTCRVRLAGSEDWQTYGAGQQFSVPGNSSFDIEVQETLDYVCHFA; encoded by the coding sequence ATGGAAATGAGCCAGTTCGACAACGTGTCGGTCGTCAAGAAAGCCAACCTGTATTTCGACGGCAAGTGCGTGAGCCACACCGTGCTGTTCCCGGACGGCACCCGCAAGACGCTGGGCGTGATCTTCCCGGCCGCGCTGACCTTCAATACCGGCGCGCCGGAAATCATGGAAATCAACGCCGGCACCTGCCGCGTGCGCCTGGCCGGTTCGGAAGACTGGCAGACCTATGGCGCCGGCCAGCAGTTCAGCGTGCCGGGCAACAGCAGCTTCGATATCGAGGTGCAGGAGACGCTGGACTACGTCTGCCACTTCGCCTGA
- a CDS encoding membrane protein (K03975: dedA; membrane-associated protein) has translation MDLALQLIDMLVHVDKYLGTVIDQYGHWVYAILFLIVFAETGLVVVPFLPGDSLLFIAGAFCATGAMNEWALIGLLLTAAITGNTVNYMVGSWIGPKVFEHQWRFLDQDALRRTHDFYERHGGKTLVLARFVPIVRTFAPFVAGVSQMTFARFQMFNVVGAVAWVVGLVFAGYFFGNLPFIRQYLNLIVLAGIGAAVVPLVLGGLWKLVRGNRRRPSRVER, from the coding sequence TTGGATCTCGCTTTGCAGCTCATCGACATGCTGGTGCACGTCGACAAATACCTGGGCACGGTCATCGACCAGTACGGCCACTGGGTCTATGCCATCCTTTTCCTGATCGTGTTCGCGGAAACCGGGCTGGTGGTGGTGCCGTTCCTGCCGGGCGACTCGCTGCTGTTTATCGCGGGCGCCTTCTGTGCAACCGGCGCGATGAACGAGTGGGCGCTGATCGGCCTGCTGCTGACGGCCGCGATCACGGGCAATACCGTCAACTACATGGTGGGGAGCTGGATCGGCCCCAAGGTGTTCGAGCACCAGTGGCGCTTCCTGGACCAGGATGCGCTGCGCCGCACCCATGATTTCTACGAGCGGCATGGTGGCAAGACGCTGGTGCTCGCGCGCTTCGTGCCGATCGTGCGTACCTTCGCGCCGTTCGTGGCGGGGGTGTCGCAGATGACCTTTGCGCGCTTCCAGATGTTCAACGTGGTCGGCGCCGTGGCCTGGGTGGTGGGCCTGGTGTTCGCCGGCTACTTCTTCGGCAACCTGCCGTTTATCCGCCAGTACCTGAACCTGATCGTGCTGGCCGGCATCGGCGCGGCAGTGGTGCCGCTGGTGCTGGGCGGGCTGTGGAAGCTGGTGCGCGGCAATCGCCGCCGGCCTTCGCGCGTCGAGCGCTGA
- a CDS encoding membrane protein (K03980: mviN; virulence factor) — MNRQLYTDADAPRNTAETLPPQGGPGVGPIRIICATSRRCAWRAGNFAARRASERRPRRLTRGAAALLGPPAPDRGLHRSTRPASTLTLNLLKALATISSLTMLSRITGLVREILIARAFGASEMTDAFNVAFRIPNLLRRIFGEGAFSQAFVPILGEYHAKRGDAPTKALIDSVATVMTWVLMGVSLLGVIGAPLVMTVVATGFRGQSETYTAAVFMTRVMFPYIGLISLVALASGILNTWRKFAVPAFTPVLLNLCLIVAALFVGPHMDQPIYAQAWGVLIGGVLQLAIQVPALRRLGVMPRLGFNLRAAWSDEGVRRILRQMGPALLAVSVAQVSQIINTNIASRLVAGSVSYLTYADRLMEFPTALLGVALGTILLPSLSKANASGDHAEYSGLLDWGLRLTFLLAVPCAVGLFVFGAPLTAVLFNYGKFDAHAVEMTRQALVSYGTGLLGLIAIKILAPGFYARQDIRTPVKIAVLVLVVTQACNVAFVPWIGHAGLALSISAGATLNALLLFFGLRRRGLYKPAPGWWLFLAQLTTSVLLLSGMLLWFTRNFDWIGLGATPLLRIALLASCLVLAAVVYFGTLWLMGLRFSAFRRRAG, encoded by the coding sequence GTGAATCGGCAATTATACACAGATGCTGACGCGCCACGCAACACCGCCGAGACTTTGCCGCCTCAGGGCGGGCCGGGCGTCGGACCGATCCGTATAATATGCGCCACATCACGCCGGTGCGCGTGGCGCGCGGGCAACTTTGCCGCCCGGCGCGCGTCTGAGAGGCGTCCGCGGCGCCTGACGCGCGGCGCTGCCGCCCTTCTCGGCCCGCCTGCGCCCGACCGGGGCCTGCACCGATCCACCCGTCCCGCATCGACCCTCACCTTGAACCTGCTCAAAGCGCTCGCCACCATCAGCAGCCTGACGATGCTCTCGCGCATCACCGGCCTCGTGCGCGAGATCCTGATCGCCCGCGCCTTCGGCGCGTCGGAGATGACCGACGCGTTCAACGTGGCCTTCCGCATCCCCAACCTGCTGCGCCGCATCTTCGGCGAAGGCGCATTCTCGCAGGCCTTCGTGCCGATCCTGGGCGAGTATCACGCCAAGCGCGGCGACGCGCCGACCAAGGCGCTGATCGACTCGGTCGCCACGGTCATGACCTGGGTGCTGATGGGCGTGTCCCTGCTCGGCGTGATCGGGGCGCCGCTGGTGATGACGGTGGTGGCCACGGGCTTCCGCGGGCAAAGCGAGACCTATACCGCCGCGGTGTTCATGACGCGAGTGATGTTCCCCTATATCGGGCTGATCTCGCTGGTGGCGCTGGCCTCGGGCATCCTCAACACCTGGCGCAAGTTCGCCGTACCGGCGTTCACGCCGGTGCTGCTGAACCTGTGCCTGATCGTCGCGGCGCTGTTCGTCGGCCCGCATATGGACCAGCCCATCTACGCGCAGGCCTGGGGCGTACTGATCGGCGGCGTGCTGCAGCTGGCGATCCAGGTGCCGGCGCTGCGGCGCCTGGGCGTGATGCCGCGCCTTGGCTTCAACCTGCGCGCGGCCTGGTCGGACGAAGGCGTGCGCCGCATTCTGCGCCAGATGGGGCCGGCGCTGCTGGCGGTGTCGGTAGCGCAGGTGAGCCAGATCATCAACACCAATATCGCCTCGCGGCTGGTGGCGGGCAGCGTCTCTTACCTGACGTATGCCGATCGCCTGATGGAGTTCCCGACCGCACTTCTAGGCGTAGCGTTGGGCACGATCCTGCTGCCCAGCCTGTCCAAAGCGAACGCGAGCGGGGATCACGCCGAGTACTCCGGCCTGCTCGACTGGGGCCTGCGGCTGACCTTCCTGCTGGCGGTGCCGTGCGCGGTGGGGCTGTTCGTGTTCGGCGCGCCGCTGACGGCGGTGCTGTTCAATTACGGCAAGTTCGACGCGCACGCGGTCGAGATGACGCGCCAGGCGCTGGTGTCGTATGGCACCGGCCTGCTCGGGCTGATCGCCATCAAGATCCTGGCGCCGGGCTTCTATGCGCGCCAGGACATCCGCACGCCGGTCAAGATCGCGGTGCTGGTGCTGGTCGTCACGCAGGCGTGCAACGTTGCGTTTGTGCCGTGGATCGGCCACGCGGGCCTGGCGCTGTCGATCAGTGCCGGCGCCACCCTCAACGCGCTGCTGCTGTTCTTCGGGCTGCGCCGGCGCGGCCTGTACAAGCCGGCGCCGGGCTGGTGGCTGTTCCTGGCGCAGCTTACGACCTCGGTGCTGCTGCTGTCCGGCATGCTGCTCTGGTTCACGCGCAACTTCGACTGGATCGGCCTGGGCGCCACGCCGCTCTTGCGCATCGCGCTGCTGGCTTCCTGCCTGGTACTTGCAGCGGTGGTCTACTTCGGTACACTGTGGCTCATGGGACTTCGCTTCTCCGCCTTCAGGCGGCGCGCCGGCTAG
- a CDS encoding signal peptide protein has protein sequence MSGTRPITRHNFRLFLSFEVIVMKKLIAALVVGLFATGAFAQASAPAAADAAAPAATKEAPKTAKKKTSHKKHSGKKAATASAPAAQ, from the coding sequence TTGTCAGGGACACGTCCAATCACGCGTCACAACTTCCGACTGTTCTTATCCTTCGAGGTAATCGTCATGAAAAAACTGATCGCTGCTCTGGTTGTTGGCCTGTTCGCCACCGGAGCCTTCGCCCAGGCTTCGGCACCCGCTGCCGCCGACGCTGCAGCGCCCGCGGCCACCAAGGAAGCACCGAAGACCGCCAAGAAGAAGACCAGCCACAAGAAGCACAGCGGCAAGAAGGCCGCCACCGCTTCGGCGCCGGCCGCGCAGTAA
- a CDS encoding signal peptide protein (K09005: K09005; hypothetical protein) — translation MRYACGCLCLRQSLRPSARHFRPNTMSFLSKTLLSRCLPVAGMLAALSAGIAHAQAALPVVPLTAGMYAIQAEVAATPAAREQGLMYRKSMAPNAGMLFVFEQKAGHCFWMRNTELPLSIAFLADDGTIVNIEDMAPRSEDNHCPKAAIRYALEMNKGWFAQKGLKAGAKIGGLPQPRQ, via the coding sequence GTGCGCTATGCTTGCGGCTGCCTTTGTCTGCGCCAGTCACTGCGCCCGTCTGCGCGCCACTTCAGACCGAACACCATGTCCTTCCTGTCCAAGACGCTGTTGTCACGCTGCTTACCTGTTGCCGGCATGCTTGCCGCGCTGAGCGCGGGGATCGCCCATGCGCAGGCCGCACTGCCCGTGGTGCCGCTCACCGCCGGCATGTACGCGATCCAGGCTGAGGTCGCCGCCACGCCGGCGGCACGCGAGCAGGGGCTGATGTACCGCAAGAGCATGGCGCCCAACGCCGGCATGCTGTTCGTGTTCGAGCAGAAAGCGGGCCACTGCTTCTGGATGCGCAATACCGAACTGCCGCTGTCGATCGCCTTCCTGGCCGACGACGGCACCATCGTCAATATCGAGGACATGGCACCGCGCAGCGAGGACAATCATTGCCCGAAGGCGGCAATCCGCTATGCACTGGAGATGAACAAGGGATGGTTCGCGCAGAAGGGCCTCAAGGCCGGCGCGAAGATCGGCGGGCTGCCGCAGCCGCGGCAGTGA
- a CDS encoding pseudouridine synthase (K06181: rluE; 23S rRNA pseudouridine2457 synthase [EC:5.4.99.20]) codes for MTLIALNKPFGTMSQFSEHPTRPTLAACVTVPGVYPAGRLDADSEGLLLLTEDGALQARIADPRHKLEKTYLAQVEGIADAAALARLRAGVDLGDFVTQPATVRAIDAPEWLWPRHPPVRFRAAIPTSWLELKIREGKNRQVRRMTAAVGFPTLRLVRVGIGPLDLRTLGLGPGESCEVDPAVLGLGTPAAPRSRPDPARRPHVSTTRQANAAKRRPRYKS; via the coding sequence ATGACCCTGATCGCCCTGAACAAGCCGTTCGGCACCATGAGCCAGTTTTCGGAACACCCGACGCGCCCGACGCTGGCCGCGTGCGTGACCGTGCCCGGCGTCTACCCCGCCGGGCGGCTCGATGCGGACAGCGAGGGACTGCTGCTGCTGACCGAGGACGGCGCGCTGCAGGCCCGCATCGCCGATCCGCGCCACAAGCTGGAGAAGACTTACCTGGCCCAGGTGGAAGGCATTGCCGACGCGGCCGCCCTCGCCCGCTTACGGGCCGGGGTTGACCTGGGCGACTTCGTGACGCAGCCGGCCACCGTGCGCGCGATCGACGCGCCCGAATGGCTGTGGCCGCGCCATCCGCCGGTGCGTTTTCGCGCCGCGATCCCGACCTCGTGGCTGGAACTGAAGATCCGCGAAGGCAAGAACCGGCAGGTCCGCCGCATGACCGCCGCGGTCGGCTTCCCGACGCTGCGGCTGGTACGGGTCGGCATCGGCCCGCTGGACCTGCGCACTCTCGGACTTGGGCCGGGGGAATCCTGCGAGGTCGATCCCGCCGTGTTGGGGCTGGGCACGCCCGCGGCGCCTCGCTCCCGTCCCGATCCCGCGCGCCGCCCCCATGTATCAACCACCAGACAGGCGAACGCCGCCAAGCGGCGTCCACGTTACAAAAGCTAA
- a CDS encoding PhnO: MPLPAAGIKSAPAETDAPPSRLEKARTKRAPAASNGRPFRGFTVESSAPPAVSSLMNPNVREYFIQGITKEGKTFRPSDWAERLCGVMAQFRPEGDTGDPRLTYSPYVRPIFAGNVKCVVVDARLRDIEPKALDFVLNFARDNNLQMVEACSLE, translated from the coding sequence ATGCCGCTGCCCGCCGCCGGCATCAAAAGTGCCCCCGCAGAGACCGACGCCCCGCCTTCCCGGCTGGAAAAAGCGCGAACCAAACGCGCACCGGCCGCGTCAAACGGGCGCCCGTTCCGCGGGTTTACCGTCGAGTCTTCAGCCCCACCCGCAGTCTCCAGCCTCATGAACCCCAACGTTCGCGAATACTTTATCCAAGGCATTACCAAGGAAGGCAAGACCTTCCGCCCGAGCGACTGGGCTGAACGGCTGTGCGGCGTGATGGCGCAGTTCCGCCCCGAGGGCGACACCGGCGATCCCCGCCTGACCTACTCCCCCTATGTGCGCCCGATCTTCGCCGGCAACGTCAAGTGCGTGGTGGTGGATGCGCGACTGCGCGACATTGAACCCAAGGCGCTGGACTTCGTGCTGAATTTCGCGCGCGACAACAACCTGCAGATGGTCGAGGCCTGCTCGCTGGAATAA
- a CDS encoding ornithine carbamoyltransferase translates to MSSTPIKHYLQFSDFTPDEYEYLLDRARILKAKFKNYETWHPLHDRTLAMIFEKNSTRTRLSFEAGIHQLGGHAVFLNTRDSQLGRGEPIEDAAQVISRMVDIIMIRTFGQDIIDRFAAHSRVPVINGLTNEYHPCQVLADIFTYIEQRGSIRGKTVAWIGDANNMAYTWIQAAERLGFTFHFSAPPGYQLDPAMVPASAAGLVKVFDDPLAACQGASLVTTDVWTSMGFEAENDARKRAFKDWMVTTAMMDRAEPDALFMHCLPAHRGEEVEAAVIDGPKSVVWDEAENRLHVQKALMEYLLCGRY, encoded by the coding sequence ATGAGCTCAACCCCGATCAAGCATTACCTCCAGTTCAGCGACTTCACTCCCGACGAGTACGAGTACCTGCTGGATCGCGCGCGGATCCTGAAGGCCAAGTTCAAGAACTACGAGACCTGGCACCCGCTGCACGACCGCACGCTGGCCATGATCTTCGAGAAGAATTCCACGCGTACGCGCCTGTCGTTCGAGGCCGGCATCCACCAGCTCGGCGGTCATGCTGTGTTCCTGAACACGCGCGACTCGCAACTGGGCCGCGGCGAGCCGATCGAGGATGCGGCGCAGGTGATCTCGCGCATGGTCGACATCATCATGATCCGCACCTTCGGCCAGGACATCATCGACCGCTTTGCCGCGCATTCGCGCGTGCCGGTGATCAATGGCCTGACCAACGAATACCACCCGTGCCAGGTGCTGGCCGACATCTTCACCTATATCGAGCAGCGTGGCAGCATCCGCGGCAAGACCGTGGCGTGGATCGGCGATGCCAACAACATGGCTTACACCTGGATCCAGGCGGCCGAACGGCTGGGCTTCACCTTCCATTTCTCGGCGCCGCCGGGCTACCAGCTCGATCCGGCCATGGTGCCGGCGTCCGCCGCCGGGCTGGTCAAGGTCTTTGACGATCCGCTCGCCGCCTGCCAGGGCGCGAGCCTGGTCACCACCGATGTCTGGACCAGCATGGGCTTCGAGGCGGAGAACGACGCCCGCAAGCGCGCTTTCAAGGACTGGATGGTCACCACCGCGATGATGGACCGCGCCGAGCCCGACGCGCTCTTCATGCACTGCCTGCCAGCGCACCGCGGCGAGGAAGTCGAGGCCGCCGTGATCGACGGCCCCAAGAGCGTGGTCTGGGACGAGGCGGAGAACCGCCTGCACGTGCAGAAGGCGCTGATGGAATACCTGCTCTGCGGCCGCTACTGA
- a CDS encoding nucleotide-binding protein (nucleotide binding property based on structural studies of Haemophilus influenzae crystallized protein in PDB Accession Number 1IN0 and NMR studies of Escherichia coli YajQ; the YajQ protein from Pseudomonas synringae appears to play a role in activation of bateriophage phi6 segment L transcription~K09767: K09767; hypothetical protein), which yields MPSFDVVCEANMVEVKNAVEQANKEISTRFDFKGSDARVEQKENELTAFADDDFKLGQVKDVLISKMAKRNVDVRFLDYGKTDKISGDKLKQVITIKKGVTGDLAKKIVRMIKDSKIKVQASIQGDAVRVSGTKRDDLQNVIAMLRKDVSEAPLDFNNFRD from the coding sequence ATGCCGTCGTTTGACGTAGTGTGCGAAGCGAACATGGTCGAGGTGAAGAACGCTGTCGAGCAGGCCAACAAGGAAATCTCGACCCGCTTCGATTTCAAGGGCTCGGACGCCCGGGTCGAGCAAAAGGAAAACGAACTGACCGCCTTTGCCGACGACGATTTCAAGCTGGGCCAGGTCAAGGACGTGCTGATCAGCAAGATGGCCAAGCGCAACGTGGACGTGCGCTTCCTGGACTACGGCAAGACCGACAAGATCAGCGGCGACAAGCTCAAGCAGGTAATCACGATCAAGAAGGGCGTGACCGGCGACCTGGCCAAGAAGATCGTGCGCATGATCAAGGACAGCAAGATCAAGGTGCAGGCCAGCATCCAGGGCGACGCGGTGCGCGTGTCGGGCACCAAGCGCGACGACCTCCAGAACGTGATCGCGATGCTGCGCAAGGACGTGTCCGAGGCGCCGCTGGACTTCAACAACTTCCGCGACTGA
- a CDS encoding transglutaminase translates to MTSTKVLDYFASLVADENGIPLTETALSIAQDAYPDLDLQAELAALDVLALRLKRRIAEGTPAIQRLRLLNHFFYRDLGFGPNANDYYDPDNSYLNVVVRQRRGIPISLAVLFIELGQQIGLPLKGVSFPNHFLLRMTIPAGEVVLDPLTGETLSKEQLQEMLDPYLEREGITDASQVPLGLFLRAASHREIVARMLRNLKAIYLQESRWQRLLAVQNRLVILLPGSIEEVRDRGLAYANLECFRPALADLEAYVLARPDAADIGQIRERMPALRMMSRSLN, encoded by the coding sequence ATGACTTCCACCAAAGTCCTGGATTACTTCGCCAGCCTCGTGGCGGACGAGAACGGCATCCCGCTGACCGAAACCGCGCTGTCCATCGCGCAGGACGCCTACCCCGACCTGGACCTGCAGGCCGAGCTGGCGGCGCTGGACGTGCTGGCGCTGCGCCTGAAACGCCGGATCGCCGAAGGCACCCCCGCGATCCAGCGGCTGCGCCTGCTGAACCATTTCTTCTATCGCGACCTGGGCTTCGGCCCGAACGCGAACGACTACTACGATCCCGACAACTCCTACCTGAACGTGGTGGTGCGCCAGCGGCGCGGCATCCCGATCTCGCTCGCGGTCCTCTTTATTGAGCTGGGCCAGCAGATCGGCCTGCCGCTCAAGGGGGTGTCGTTCCCCAACCACTTCCTGCTGCGCATGACGATCCCGGCCGGCGAAGTGGTGCTGGACCCTCTTACCGGGGAAACCCTGTCGAAGGAACAACTGCAGGAAATGCTGGATCCGTACCTGGAGCGCGAGGGCATCACCGATGCCAGCCAGGTACCGCTGGGCCTGTTCCTGCGCGCGGCCAGCCACCGCGAGATCGTCGCGCGCATGCTGCGCAACCTGAAGGCGATCTACCTGCAGGAGTCGCGCTGGCAGCGGTTGCTGGCAGTGCAGAACCGACTGGTGATCCTGCTGCCGGGATCGATCGAGGAAGTGCGCGACCGGGGGTTGGCGTACGCCAACCTGGAGTGCTTCCGTCCCGCGCTGGCCGACCTGGAAGCCTATGTCCTGGCCCGGCCGGATGCGGCCGATATCGGCCAGATCCGCGAGCGCATGCCCGCGCTGCGGATGATGAGCCGCAGCCTCAACTGA
- a CDS encoding UDP-N-acetylenolpyruvoylglucosamine reductase (K00075: murB; UDP-N-acetylmuramate dehydrogenase [EC:1.3.1.98]): MADFHEFYPLRRHNTFGFDARARFAVHVRSEADLTAALADPRAAGLPLVVLGGGSNVVLTRDLEALVLLMEIPGYQGEDADDAWLVTAGAGENWNALVNRTIADGMPGLENLALIPGTAGAAPIQNIGAYGVELRERFEGVRAYDRHTGAFVWLDLRACGFGYRDSLFKRVGAGRYIITAVTLRLRKAWQPVLSYGELARELDGQAAPDAAMVRDAVVAIRSRKLPDPAQVGNAGSFFKNPLVSAAQRDALLQAHPDLVSYAQLDGSYKLAAGWLIDRCGFKGVSDGPVGVYGKQALVLVHHGGGTGAMLLALANRIADTVEARFGVRIEPEPVVL, from the coding sequence ATGGCAGATTTCCACGAATTCTATCCCCTGCGTCGCCACAATACATTCGGATTCGACGCGCGCGCGCGCTTTGCAGTGCACGTGCGCAGCGAGGCCGACCTGACGGCGGCACTGGCCGATCCGCGCGCCGCCGGCCTGCCGCTGGTGGTGCTTGGCGGTGGCAGCAACGTGGTGCTGACGCGCGACCTCGAGGCACTGGTGCTGTTGATGGAAATCCCCGGCTACCAGGGGGAAGATGCCGACGACGCATGGCTGGTCACCGCCGGCGCGGGCGAGAACTGGAACGCGCTGGTCAACCGCACCATCGCCGACGGCATGCCCGGCCTGGAAAACCTGGCGCTGATCCCCGGCACCGCGGGCGCCGCGCCGATCCAGAACATCGGCGCCTACGGGGTCGAGCTGCGCGAGCGCTTCGAAGGCGTACGCGCCTATGACCGCCACACCGGCGCATTCGTGTGGCTGGACCTGCGGGCCTGTGGCTTCGGCTACCGCGACAGCCTGTTCAAGCGCGTCGGCGCCGGCCGCTACATCATCACGGCGGTGACGCTGCGCCTGCGCAAGGCATGGCAGCCGGTGCTGTCGTATGGGGAACTGGCGCGCGAACTCGACGGACAGGCCGCGCCCGATGCGGCCATGGTGCGCGACGCCGTGGTCGCGATCCGCTCGCGCAAGCTGCCCGACCCCGCGCAAGTCGGCAATGCCGGCAGCTTCTTCAAGAACCCGCTGGTCAGCGCGGCACAGCGCGATGCCCTGTTGCAGGCCCATCCGGACCTGGTCAGCTACGCGCAGCTGGACGGGAGCTACAAGCTGGCTGCTGGCTGGCTGATCGACCGCTGCGGCTTCAAGGGTGTCAGCGACGGCCCGGTCGGTGTCTACGGCAAGCAGGCCCTGGTGCTGGTGCACCACGGCGGCGGTACCGGCGCGATGCTGCTGGCGCTGGCCAATCGCATCGCCGATACCGTCGAGGCCCGTTTCGGCGTACGCATCGAGCCCGAGCCGGTAGTGCTCTGA